One Brevibacillus choshinensis genomic window carries:
- a CDS encoding S-layer homology domain-containing protein, protein MKARNLLALPIVAMLTLSFGQSSFAASTPFTDLNQVAAKDKIIALQEKGYVHGVDGNRYMPEAIMTAAQGIQLIVNTLNLQADPEKAGGPAPQVDPDEWYADVVQIAIQNGLELPADFDPDKAWTREEFIHQLMIAMELQHHLPMIKIAPVEFADMSELTVEYQGAIQRAIVLGIVELDADRKLHPKEEMTRADAAELIYHALEYLQAHQGPIKETPKP, encoded by the coding sequence ATGAAAGCACGCAATCTCCTGGCTCTGCCGATCGTAGCTATGCTCACACTGTCCTTTGGTCAATCCAGCTTTGCTGCATCGACACCTTTTACCGATTTGAACCAAGTAGCAGCGAAAGATAAAATTATAGCGCTGCAGGAAAAGGGCTATGTACATGGGGTAGATGGCAATCGCTACATGCCGGAAGCCATCATGACAGCCGCCCAAGGCATTCAGCTGATTGTAAACACATTGAACCTGCAGGCGGATCCCGAAAAAGCAGGGGGACCAGCTCCACAAGTCGATCCGGACGAATGGTATGCCGACGTCGTGCAGATCGCGATCCAAAACGGGTTGGAGCTGCCTGCAGATTTTGATCCGGACAAAGCCTGGACACGGGAAGAATTCATCCATCAGCTCATGATTGCCATGGAATTGCAGCATCATCTTCCCATGATCAAAATTGCCCCTGTTGAATTCGCCGACATGAGCGAGCTCACTGTCGAATACCAAGGCGCCATCCAACGTGCGATTGTCCTTGGGATCGTAGAGCTGGATGCCGACCGCAAGCTTCATCCAAAGGAAGAAATGACTCGCGCAGATGCTGCCGAGCTCATCTACCATGCCCTGGAGTATTTGCAGGCGCATCAGGGCCCAATAAAGGAAACGCCCAAACCGTAA
- a CDS encoding LysE family translocator → MFTFSTLSTFIIIVIGLFLIPGPAVLLTATRTVQGGRKAGIMAGLGIATGDFIHTLFAAIGLSAVLMTSATAFQVVKFAGAAYLLYLGVRSILEKPSDPTMPQVAPMSNLRMYSQAILIEVLNPKTALFFLAFLPQFVHPENGAAFLQFLALGLLFVTLSILYTSLIAVSVRHLGKLVKSTPWMGRWGGKMVGAIYIGLGLKVAFQSR, encoded by the coding sequence TTGTTTACTTTTTCCACTCTCAGCACATTTATTATCATCGTCATCGGCTTGTTTTTGATACCCGGGCCCGCCGTTCTGTTGACGGCCACCCGCACCGTTCAGGGCGGACGCAAGGCAGGCATCATGGCTGGTCTGGGCATTGCAACAGGGGATTTTATTCATACATTATTTGCCGCGATCGGGCTGTCTGCCGTTTTGATGACCTCCGCGACTGCCTTTCAGGTCGTCAAGTTTGCCGGGGCAGCGTATTTGCTGTACCTGGGGGTTCGTTCGATTCTGGAAAAGCCTTCGGACCCTACGATGCCGCAGGTAGCCCCCATGTCCAATCTGCGCATGTACAGTCAAGCCATCTTGATTGAGGTGTTAAACCCGAAAACGGCGCTGTTTTTCCTGGCGTTTTTGCCGCAGTTTGTTCATCCGGAAAACGGAGCGGCTTTCCTTCAATTTTTGGCGCTTGGCTTGCTTTTCGTCACTTTGAGCATCCTGTACACCTCCCTGATTGCCGTGAGCGTCCGTCACCTCGGCAAGCTGGTCAAAAGTACTCCGTGGATGGGCCGCTGGGGTGGGAAAATGGTAGGAGCCAT
- a CDS encoding SRPBCC family protein produces MSNHTNGTLPDIVKTMVFEAPLQKVWQAVSTAEGIAAWLMPNNFQAIEGQAFTIFSPYGDSPCMVKELDPPNRLVFSWGKDWVVTFALKDLDGKTEFTLIHSGWREDTVTEVGETHAVVRDRMNQGWDSAVLPRLRGYVEQ; encoded by the coding sequence ATGTCCAACCACACCAACGGAACACTGCCTGATATTGTCAAAACGATGGTTTTTGAAGCGCCTTTGCAAAAAGTATGGCAGGCTGTTTCGACTGCAGAAGGCATTGCTGCCTGGCTGATGCCGAACAATTTTCAAGCGATTGAAGGACAAGCCTTCACCATTTTCTCCCCCTACGGAGATTCACCATGCATGGTAAAAGAACTCGATCCACCAAACCGCCTCGTGTTTTCCTGGGGCAAGGACTGGGTCGTTACCTTTGCTTTGAAAGACCTCGATGGGAAAACAGAATTCACATTGATCCACTCTGGCTGGAGAGAAGACACGGTCACAGAAGTGGGCGAAACCCATGCTGTTGTCAGAGACCGCATGAATCAAGGCTGGGACTCTGCCGTACTGCCTAGACTTCGTGGGTACGTGGAGCAATAA
- a CDS encoding ArsR/SmtB family transcription factor encodes MSSSAAKHDVFQAIADPTRRQLLHLLAQQEMSVTVISGHFPMSRTAVSKHLRVLSEAGLVREQKVGRETRYRMQPEPLIELKDWLSHYERFWENKMQALRRFVEEDPDEDIPPAKPHLVKGQPKKEGQ; translated from the coding sequence ATGAGCTCATCTGCCGCCAAGCATGATGTCTTTCAGGCCATCGCGGATCCTACTCGCCGCCAGCTGCTGCATTTGCTAGCCCAGCAGGAAATGTCAGTCACGGTGATCAGCGGACATTTTCCCATGAGCCGCACCGCCGTTTCCAAGCATCTCCGAGTGTTGTCGGAAGCAGGTCTGGTCAGAGAGCAAAAGGTAGGGCGCGAGACGAGATACCGCATGCAGCCGGAGCCTTTGATTGAGCTGAAGGACTGGCTCTCGCACTACGAACGGTTCTGGGAGAACAAGATGCAAGCCCTCAGGCGCTTTGTGGAGGAGGACCCTGACGAAGACATCCCTCCTGCCAAGCCACATCTGGTAAAAGGGCAGCCCAAGAAAGAAGGGCAGTAG